The following proteins are encoded in a genomic region of Channa argus isolate prfri chromosome 3, Channa argus male v1.0, whole genome shotgun sequence:
- the kif16ba gene encoding kinesin-like protein KIF16B isoform X8: protein MASVRVAVRVRPMNRREKDLTAKCIIRMEGTKTSILNLKVPDGVVGDSTRERTKTFTYDFSYDSMDCKSSMFASQEKVFKDLGSDVLKAAFEGYNACVFAYGQTGSGKSYTMMGSPGDAGLIPRICEGLFSRISDATRWDEASFRTEVSYLEIYNERVRDLLRRKSTQTYNLRVREHPKDGPYVEDLSKHLVQNYSDVEELMEAGNINRTTASTGMNDVSSRSHAIFTINFTQAKFDAEMPSETVSKIHLVDLAGSERADATGATGVRLKEGGNINKSLVTLGNVISSLADMTQDGVNTNLKKKSVFVPYRDSVLTWLLKDSLGGNSKTIMIATISPADVNYGETLSTLRYANRAKNIINKPTINEDSNVRLIRELRAEIARLKALLVQGNQIALLDSPTALSMEEKLHQNEARVLELTKEWTNKWNETQNILKEETLALRKEGIGVVLDSELPHLIGIDDDLLSTGIILYHLKEGRTYVGREDASTEQDIILHGLDLESEHCMFENQNGTVTLVPLGGAQCSVNGVQVMEPSQLNQGAVILLGRTNMFRFNHPKEAAKLREKRKSGLLSTFSLSMTDLSKSCENLSTVMLYNPGIFTEKGPVFLRLEFERQQREELEKLEMKRRLIKEMEAKQQSEKAELERLQQEVESQRKESEEVQQRILHQEESLRRRSQDIESRLRDFLAEKERFEEERRSDIQGVDHQRQRLLHEHVAEEDEEQRQQQEATAQTEIYRELERLKREREEQQVRLEAERRRLEEQEREQLSLVERLEEQLREKHEAATTLLAREDGRRLEEERRALAEIREALLRAKEAGERTDVEDASGEATSAQARYMDFKATQVKELGQLEEGLQQQRERLEKEVAAEHNTLLHLARSLKERQQQLKETRERGAQDATAVGQEEQLVKQAEHRLQFKERQLARLADSLLPALAEEKQRAAKMLERSNGNCDSPPGLDNTLYQVEKELEEKEEKLNLHWHNAQQLQQLQETYEFTANVARQEEKVRRKEKEILESKEKQQREAMEQAVARLERRHSALRRSTSLEPDAEELRYKNSIQRNLRPGANLDQQRLEVEREIQKLRQRISEGEENNRTHFISNDEKMSSPVGHIQSRNTLLPLSDDRINAYIEEEVQRRLRKLNLLNGSNNMDQSVSCEPHGKIKIPILQEEEEVSDCSSVRLTDEDDDKPQYLNPRRLKYERLASRHLGTSSDVLQEPVKINIPRYLLRGQGKDEHFEFEVKITVVDETWTVFRRYSRFREMHKSLKLKYPELAALEFPPKKLFGNRDERMVAERRNHLERYLRSLFRVMLSSSSSPLRADTDGGLHLSKHAICEFSSFFKKGVFENSSHGTS from the exons ATGGCATCGGTTCGGGTGGCTGTTCGTGTCAGGCCCATGAACAGAAG GGAGAAGGACTTGACTGCAAAATGCATCATCAGGATGGAAGGAACAAAAACCTCAATCCTCAACTTGAAG GTCCCTGATGGAGTCGTTGGCGATTCGACGAGGGAACGAACCAAAACCTTCACGTATGACTTCTCGTATGACTCCATGGACTGTAAGAGCTCCATGTTTGCCTCTCAGGAAAAG gtttttaaaGATTTGGGCTCTGATGTCCTGAAAGCAGCATTTGAAGGCTACAATGCCTGTGTCTTCGCCTATGGTCAGACTGGCTCAGGGAAGTCCTACACCATGATGGGCTCTCCG GGCGACGCAGGTCTGATCCCGAGGATCTGTGAAGGTCTGTTCAGCCGGATCTCTGACGCCACACGATGGGATGAAGCTTCATTTCGAACAGAAGTCAG CTACCTGGAGATCTACAATGAGAGGGTGAGGGACCTGCTGAGGAGGAAGTCCACTCAGACCTACAACCTGAGAGTCAGAGAGCACCCGAAGGACGGCCCTTACGTGGAAG ATCTGTCCAAACACCTGGTGCAGAATTACAGCGACGTAGAGGAGCTGATGGAGGCCGGAAATATCAACCGCACCACTGCCAGCACTGGCATGAATGACGTCAGCAGCCGCTCACACGCCATCTTCACCATCAACTTCACACAG GCCAAATTCGATGCAGAGATGCCCAGTGAAACTGTCAGTAAGATCCATCTGGTTGATCTGGCCGGCAGTGAGCGAGCCGATGCCACTGGCGCCACCGGTGTGCGGCTGAAAGAAGGAGGAAACATCAACAAGTCACTGGTTACCCTGGGCAACGTCATCTCTTCTCTAG CGGACATGACCCAGGACGGCGTGAACACCAACCTGAAGAAGAAGTCAGTGTTTGTTCCCTACAGAGACTCAGTGCTAACGTGGCTACTGAAGGACAGTCTGGGAGGCAACTCCAAGACCATCATGATTGCCa CCATTTCCCCTGCTGATGTAAACTACGGTGAGACCCTCAGCACTCTGCGATACGCCAACCGAGCCAAAAACATCATCAATAAGCCCACCATCAACGAGGACTCCAACGTCAGGCTGATCAGAGAACTGCGCGCTGAAATCGCTCGACTGAAGGCTCTGCTGGTTCAGGGCAACCAG ATCGCTCTCCTGGATTCACCCACTGCTCTGAGTATGGAGGAGAAGCTGCATCAGAACGAAGCCAGA GTCCTAGAATTGACCAAAGAATGGACCAACAAGTGGAATGAGACACAAAACATCCTCAAG gAGGAGACTCTGGCTCTGAGGAAAGAGGGGATCGGTGTGGTGTTAGACTCTGAGCTGCCCCACCTCATTGGCATTGATGACGACCTCCTCAGCACCGGCATTATCCTTTATCACCTGAAG GAAGGACGGACATATGTGGGGAGAGAGGACGCATCTACAGAGCAAGACATCA TCCTGCACGGTTTGGACCTGGAGAGTGAACACTGTATGTTTGAGAACCAGAATGGGACGGTGACTCTGGTGCCGCTTGGTGGGGCTCAGTGTTCAGTGAATGGAGTCCAGGTGATGGAACCGTCACAGCTCAACCAAG GTGCCGTTATTCTGCTCGGCAGGACCAACATGTTTCGCTTTAACCATCCAAAGGAGGCGGCCAAGCTGAGGGAGAAACGAAAG AGTGGGCTGCTCTCTACCTTCAGCCTGTCTATGACGGATCTGTCCAAGTCTTGTGAAAACCTCTCCACTGTGATGCTCTACAACCCTGG TATCTTCACTGAGAAAGGCCCCGTTTTCCTCAG GTTGGAGTTTGAGAGACAGCAGCGAGAAGAGCTGGAAAAACTGGAGATGAAAAG GAGGCTGATCAAAGAGATGGAGGCAAAGCAGCAGAGTGagaaggcagagctggagcGCCTGCAGCAGGAGGTGGAGAGTCAGCGCAAGGAGTCTGAAGAGGTGCAGCAACGAATCCTCCATCAGGAGGAGAGCCTCCGCCGCCGCAGCCAGGATATCGAGAGCCGCCTGCGGGACTTTCTGGCAGAAAAGGAGCGATTTGAGGAGGAGAGACGCTCAGACATCCAGGGGGTGGACCACCAACGGCAGAGACTGCTGCACGAGCATGTagcagaggaggatgaggagcaACGACAGCAGCAGGAGGCCACAGCACAGACTGAGATCTATCGTGAGCTTGAGAGGCTGAAGAGGGAACGTGAAGAGCAGCAGGTTCGTCTGGAGGCCGAGCGGCGGCGGCTGGAGGAGCAGGAGCGTGAACAGCTGAGTCTGGTGGAGAGGCTGGAGGAGCAACTGAGAGAAAAACATGAGGCAGCCACAACCCTGCTGGCCCGGGAGGATGGTCGGCGCCTGGAGGAGGAGCGCCGAGCACTGGCTGAGATCAGAGAAGCGCTGCTTCGTGCCAAAGAGGCTGGAGAGCGGACAGATGTGGAGGATGCCAGTGGGGAGGCGACGTCTGCCCAGGCTCGATACATGGACTTCAAGGCGACTCAGGTGAAGGAGCTGGGTCAGCTCGAGGAGGGGCTCCAGCAGCAGAGGGAGCGCCTAGAGAAGGAGGTGGCTGCTGAGCACAACACACTGCTGCATCTTGCACGCAGTCTCAAGGAACGGCAACAGCAGCTGAAGGAGACGCGGGAGAGAGGAGCTCAAGATGCTACTGCCGTCGGTCAGGAGGAGCAACTGGTTAAACAGGCTGAGCACCGACTGCAGTTTAAGGAGCGGCAGCTGGCTCGCCTTGCCGACAGCCTCCTCCCTGCACTGGCCGAGGAGAAGCAGAGAGCTGCCAAGATGCTAGAGCGTAGCAACGGGAACTGCGACAGCCCACCAGGACTGGACAACACACTGTACCAGGTGGAGAAAGagctggaagaaaaagaagagaaactaAACCTTCACTGGCACAACGcacagcagctccagcagctcCAGGAGACCTACGAGTTCACAGCCAATGTGGCCCGGCAGGAGGAGAAGGTGAGGCGGAAGGAGAAGGAGATCCTGGAGTCGAAGGAAAAGCAGCAGAGGGAGGCAATGGAGCAAGCTGTGGCCCGGCTGGAGCGGAGGCACTCAGCCCTGAGACGCAGCACCTCCCTGGAGCCTGACGCCGAGGAGCTGAGATACAAGAATTCCATCCAGAGAAACCTGAGGCCGGGGGCAAACCTGGACCAGCAGAGGTTAGA AGTGGAGCGCGAGATCCAGAAGTTGAGGCAGAGAATCAGCGAAGGGGAAGAAAACAACAGGACTCATTTCATCAGTAACGATGAGAAGATGAGTTCCCCAGTTGGCCACATCCAGAGTCGGAACACGCTGCTGCCACTTTCAGATGACAG GATAAACGCCTACATTGAGGAGGAGGTCCAGCGCAGGTTGCGCAAGTTGAATCTTCTGAATGGCAGCAACAACATGGATCAGTCTGTGTCCTGTGAACCACATGGG AAAATAAAGATTCCCATCCTGCAG gaggaagaggaagttaGCGACTGTAGCTCTGTTAGATTAACAGATGAG gATGATGACAAGCCACAATACTTAAATCCAAGAAGGCTTAAGTATGAG CGATTGGCGTCTCGTCATCTTGGGACCAGCTCTGATGTCCTGCAGGAGcctgttaaaattaacattccTCGTTACCTTCTCCGGGGACAAGGGAAGGACGAGCACTTTGAGTTTGAGGTGAAG ATCACGGTGGTGGATGAAACATGGACTGTGTTCAGACGTTACAGTCGCTTCAGGGAGATGCACAAGAGCCTCAAATTAAAATATCCTGAG CTTGCAGCTCTCGAGTTCCCTCCAAAGAAACTGTTTGGAAACCGGGATGAGCGGATGGTCGCTGAGCGCCGGAATCACCTGGAG CGTTATCTGAGGAGCTTGTTCCGGGTGATGCTGTCGTCATCCAGCTCTCCTCTCAGAGCCGACACAGATGGAGGTCTCCACCTGTCCAAACACGCCATCTGTGAGTTCTCATCGTTCTTCAAGAAGGGCGTCTTCGAGAACAGCAGCCACGGCACCAGCTGA
- the kif16ba gene encoding kinesin-like protein KIF16B isoform X11: MASVRVAVRVRPMNRREKDLTAKCIIRMEGTKTSILNLKVPDGVVGDSTRERTKTFTYDFSYDSMDCKSSMFASQEKVFKDLGSDVLKAAFEGYNACVFAYGQTGSGKSYTMMGSPGDAGLIPRICEGLFSRISDATRWDEASFRTEVSYLEIYNERVRDLLRRKSTQTYNLRVREHPKDGPYVEDLSKHLVQNYSDVEELMEAGNINRTTASTGMNDVSSRSHAIFTINFTQAKFDAEMPSETVSKIHLVDLAGSERADATGATGVRLKEGGNINKSLVTLGNVISSLADMTQDGVNTNLKKKSVFVPYRDSVLTWLLKDSLGGNSKTIMIATISPADVNYGETLSTLRYANRAKNIINKPTINEDSNVRLIRELRAEIARLKALLVQGNQIALLDSPTALSMEEKLHQNEARVLELTKEWTNKWNETQNILKEETLALRKEGIGVVLDSELPHLIGIDDDLLSTGIILYHLKEGRTYVGREDASTEQDIILHGLDLESEHCMFENQNGTVTLVPLGGAQCSVNGVQVMEPSQLNQGAVILLGRTNMFRFNHPKEAAKLREKRKSGLLSTFSLSMTDLSKSCENLSTVMLYNPGIFTEKGPVFLRLEFERQQREELEKLEMKRRLIKEMEAKQQSEKAELERLQQEVESQRKESEEVQQRILHQEESLRRRSQDIESRLRDFLAEKERFEEERRSDIQGVDHQRQRLLHEHVAEEDEEQRQQQEATAQTEIYRELERLKREREEQQVRLEAERRRLEEQEREQLSLVERLEEQLREKHEAATTLLAREDGRRLEEERRALAEIREALLRAKEAGERTDVEDASGEATSAQARYMDFKATQVKELGQLEEGLQQQRERLEKEVAAEHNTLLHLARSLKERQQQLKETRERGAQDATAVGQEEQLVKQAEHRLQFKERQLARLADSLLPALAEEKQRAAKMLERSNGNCDSPPGLDNTLYQVEKELEEKEEKLNLHWHNAQQLQQLQETYEFTANVARQEEKVRRKEKEILESKEKQQREAMEQAVARLERRHSALRRSTSLEPDAEELRYKNSIQRNLRPGANLDQQRLEVEREIQKLRQRISEGEENNRTHFISNDEKMSSPVGHIQSRNTLLPLSDDRINAYIEEEVQRRLRKLNLLNGSNNMDQSVSCEPHGKIKIPILQEEEEVSDCSSVRLTDERLASRHLGTSSDVLQEPVKINIPRYLLRGQGKDEHFEFEVKITVVDETWTVFRRYSRFREMHKSLKLKYPELAALEFPPKKLFGNRDERMVAERRNHLERYLRSLFRVMLSSSSSPLRADTDGGLHLSKHAICEFSSFFKKGVFENSSHGTS, from the exons ATGGCATCGGTTCGGGTGGCTGTTCGTGTCAGGCCCATGAACAGAAG GGAGAAGGACTTGACTGCAAAATGCATCATCAGGATGGAAGGAACAAAAACCTCAATCCTCAACTTGAAG GTCCCTGATGGAGTCGTTGGCGATTCGACGAGGGAACGAACCAAAACCTTCACGTATGACTTCTCGTATGACTCCATGGACTGTAAGAGCTCCATGTTTGCCTCTCAGGAAAAG gtttttaaaGATTTGGGCTCTGATGTCCTGAAAGCAGCATTTGAAGGCTACAATGCCTGTGTCTTCGCCTATGGTCAGACTGGCTCAGGGAAGTCCTACACCATGATGGGCTCTCCG GGCGACGCAGGTCTGATCCCGAGGATCTGTGAAGGTCTGTTCAGCCGGATCTCTGACGCCACACGATGGGATGAAGCTTCATTTCGAACAGAAGTCAG CTACCTGGAGATCTACAATGAGAGGGTGAGGGACCTGCTGAGGAGGAAGTCCACTCAGACCTACAACCTGAGAGTCAGAGAGCACCCGAAGGACGGCCCTTACGTGGAAG ATCTGTCCAAACACCTGGTGCAGAATTACAGCGACGTAGAGGAGCTGATGGAGGCCGGAAATATCAACCGCACCACTGCCAGCACTGGCATGAATGACGTCAGCAGCCGCTCACACGCCATCTTCACCATCAACTTCACACAG GCCAAATTCGATGCAGAGATGCCCAGTGAAACTGTCAGTAAGATCCATCTGGTTGATCTGGCCGGCAGTGAGCGAGCCGATGCCACTGGCGCCACCGGTGTGCGGCTGAAAGAAGGAGGAAACATCAACAAGTCACTGGTTACCCTGGGCAACGTCATCTCTTCTCTAG CGGACATGACCCAGGACGGCGTGAACACCAACCTGAAGAAGAAGTCAGTGTTTGTTCCCTACAGAGACTCAGTGCTAACGTGGCTACTGAAGGACAGTCTGGGAGGCAACTCCAAGACCATCATGATTGCCa CCATTTCCCCTGCTGATGTAAACTACGGTGAGACCCTCAGCACTCTGCGATACGCCAACCGAGCCAAAAACATCATCAATAAGCCCACCATCAACGAGGACTCCAACGTCAGGCTGATCAGAGAACTGCGCGCTGAAATCGCTCGACTGAAGGCTCTGCTGGTTCAGGGCAACCAG ATCGCTCTCCTGGATTCACCCACTGCTCTGAGTATGGAGGAGAAGCTGCATCAGAACGAAGCCAGA GTCCTAGAATTGACCAAAGAATGGACCAACAAGTGGAATGAGACACAAAACATCCTCAAG gAGGAGACTCTGGCTCTGAGGAAAGAGGGGATCGGTGTGGTGTTAGACTCTGAGCTGCCCCACCTCATTGGCATTGATGACGACCTCCTCAGCACCGGCATTATCCTTTATCACCTGAAG GAAGGACGGACATATGTGGGGAGAGAGGACGCATCTACAGAGCAAGACATCA TCCTGCACGGTTTGGACCTGGAGAGTGAACACTGTATGTTTGAGAACCAGAATGGGACGGTGACTCTGGTGCCGCTTGGTGGGGCTCAGTGTTCAGTGAATGGAGTCCAGGTGATGGAACCGTCACAGCTCAACCAAG GTGCCGTTATTCTGCTCGGCAGGACCAACATGTTTCGCTTTAACCATCCAAAGGAGGCGGCCAAGCTGAGGGAGAAACGAAAG AGTGGGCTGCTCTCTACCTTCAGCCTGTCTATGACGGATCTGTCCAAGTCTTGTGAAAACCTCTCCACTGTGATGCTCTACAACCCTGG TATCTTCACTGAGAAAGGCCCCGTTTTCCTCAG GTTGGAGTTTGAGAGACAGCAGCGAGAAGAGCTGGAAAAACTGGAGATGAAAAG GAGGCTGATCAAAGAGATGGAGGCAAAGCAGCAGAGTGagaaggcagagctggagcGCCTGCAGCAGGAGGTGGAGAGTCAGCGCAAGGAGTCTGAAGAGGTGCAGCAACGAATCCTCCATCAGGAGGAGAGCCTCCGCCGCCGCAGCCAGGATATCGAGAGCCGCCTGCGGGACTTTCTGGCAGAAAAGGAGCGATTTGAGGAGGAGAGACGCTCAGACATCCAGGGGGTGGACCACCAACGGCAGAGACTGCTGCACGAGCATGTagcagaggaggatgaggagcaACGACAGCAGCAGGAGGCCACAGCACAGACTGAGATCTATCGTGAGCTTGAGAGGCTGAAGAGGGAACGTGAAGAGCAGCAGGTTCGTCTGGAGGCCGAGCGGCGGCGGCTGGAGGAGCAGGAGCGTGAACAGCTGAGTCTGGTGGAGAGGCTGGAGGAGCAACTGAGAGAAAAACATGAGGCAGCCACAACCCTGCTGGCCCGGGAGGATGGTCGGCGCCTGGAGGAGGAGCGCCGAGCACTGGCTGAGATCAGAGAAGCGCTGCTTCGTGCCAAAGAGGCTGGAGAGCGGACAGATGTGGAGGATGCCAGTGGGGAGGCGACGTCTGCCCAGGCTCGATACATGGACTTCAAGGCGACTCAGGTGAAGGAGCTGGGTCAGCTCGAGGAGGGGCTCCAGCAGCAGAGGGAGCGCCTAGAGAAGGAGGTGGCTGCTGAGCACAACACACTGCTGCATCTTGCACGCAGTCTCAAGGAACGGCAACAGCAGCTGAAGGAGACGCGGGAGAGAGGAGCTCAAGATGCTACTGCCGTCGGTCAGGAGGAGCAACTGGTTAAACAGGCTGAGCACCGACTGCAGTTTAAGGAGCGGCAGCTGGCTCGCCTTGCCGACAGCCTCCTCCCTGCACTGGCCGAGGAGAAGCAGAGAGCTGCCAAGATGCTAGAGCGTAGCAACGGGAACTGCGACAGCCCACCAGGACTGGACAACACACTGTACCAGGTGGAGAAAGagctggaagaaaaagaagagaaactaAACCTTCACTGGCACAACGcacagcagctccagcagctcCAGGAGACCTACGAGTTCACAGCCAATGTGGCCCGGCAGGAGGAGAAGGTGAGGCGGAAGGAGAAGGAGATCCTGGAGTCGAAGGAAAAGCAGCAGAGGGAGGCAATGGAGCAAGCTGTGGCCCGGCTGGAGCGGAGGCACTCAGCCCTGAGACGCAGCACCTCCCTGGAGCCTGACGCCGAGGAGCTGAGATACAAGAATTCCATCCAGAGAAACCTGAGGCCGGGGGCAAACCTGGACCAGCAGAGGTTAGA AGTGGAGCGCGAGATCCAGAAGTTGAGGCAGAGAATCAGCGAAGGGGAAGAAAACAACAGGACTCATTTCATCAGTAACGATGAGAAGATGAGTTCCCCAGTTGGCCACATCCAGAGTCGGAACACGCTGCTGCCACTTTCAGATGACAG GATAAACGCCTACATTGAGGAGGAGGTCCAGCGCAGGTTGCGCAAGTTGAATCTTCTGAATGGCAGCAACAACATGGATCAGTCTGTGTCCTGTGAACCACATGGG AAAATAAAGATTCCCATCCTGCAG gaggaagaggaagttaGCGACTGTAGCTCTGTTAGATTAACAGATGAG CGATTGGCGTCTCGTCATCTTGGGACCAGCTCTGATGTCCTGCAGGAGcctgttaaaattaacattccTCGTTACCTTCTCCGGGGACAAGGGAAGGACGAGCACTTTGAGTTTGAGGTGAAG ATCACGGTGGTGGATGAAACATGGACTGTGTTCAGACGTTACAGTCGCTTCAGGGAGATGCACAAGAGCCTCAAATTAAAATATCCTGAG CTTGCAGCTCTCGAGTTCCCTCCAAAGAAACTGTTTGGAAACCGGGATGAGCGGATGGTCGCTGAGCGCCGGAATCACCTGGAG CGTTATCTGAGGAGCTTGTTCCGGGTGATGCTGTCGTCATCCAGCTCTCCTCTCAGAGCCGACACAGATGGAGGTCTCCACCTGTCCAAACACGCCATCTGTGAGTTCTCATCGTTCTTCAAGAAGGGCGTCTTCGAGAACAGCAGCCACGGCACCAGCTGA